In Nitrosococcus oceani ATCC 19707, the following proteins share a genomic window:
- a CDS encoding amino acid permease has product MKLFRTKPIETDLAKDTGLRKVLGAFDLVLLGIGAIIGAGIFVLTGIAAANYAGPAVVLSFVVAGMAVTLAALSYAELAAFIGGAGSAYGYGYAGLGEFVAWVIGWMLILEYTVAISAVSVGWSGYVGNALAAMQMHLPDVLTQTPSQGGWVNLPAMLIILILGILLATGAKVSAHFNAIMVFVKVAAILLFIGVAFFHVDTNHWTPFMPFGWQGVMTGAASIFFAYIGFDAVSTAAEETRNPQKDLPIGILGSLAICTLLYMLVAALLTGIVPYSSLDVPSPVSEALLQVGAKWASGMIAIGAIAGLTTVMLVLYFGLTRILFAISRDGLLPPFFSHINNRTGSPVRVILLSGLAMASIAGFAPLNDIVELTNIGTLGAFTVVCAGVAVLRYTRPELHRPFRIPFSPAVPLLGIAFCVYLMTQLSADTWTRFSVWLAAGLVIYFTYSYRHSKLSAPEESKPAHAPLE; this is encoded by the coding sequence ATGAAACTGTTTCGAACTAAGCCCATCGAAACGGATCTAGCTAAGGATACCGGCCTTAGAAAAGTGCTGGGAGCGTTTGATCTGGTCTTACTTGGCATTGGCGCCATTATCGGCGCTGGTATTTTTGTGCTGACGGGTATTGCCGCAGCGAATTATGCTGGACCTGCCGTGGTCTTATCTTTTGTGGTAGCGGGAATGGCAGTTACTTTGGCTGCCCTTTCCTACGCAGAACTAGCTGCCTTTATCGGCGGTGCTGGCAGCGCCTATGGATATGGCTATGCCGGTTTAGGTGAATTTGTGGCTTGGGTCATTGGCTGGATGCTGATTCTGGAATATACCGTTGCAATATCTGCGGTATCAGTGGGCTGGTCAGGTTATGTTGGCAATGCATTGGCAGCAATGCAAATGCATCTGCCCGACGTGCTGACACAAACGCCTTCTCAGGGTGGCTGGGTCAATCTGCCAGCAATGCTCATCATTCTTATCCTCGGAATTCTTCTTGCTACTGGTGCTAAGGTAAGCGCCCACTTCAACGCTATCATGGTATTTGTTAAAGTTGCCGCCATACTGCTATTCATTGGTGTTGCCTTCTTCCATGTAGATACTAATCACTGGACTCCCTTTATGCCCTTTGGTTGGCAGGGAGTCATGACCGGCGCAGCCAGTATTTTTTTTGCTTATATCGGCTTTGATGCTGTCTCCACGGCAGCTGAGGAGACCCGGAATCCACAAAAGGATCTGCCCATTGGAATCCTAGGATCTCTCGCTATTTGCACGTTGCTTTATATGCTAGTGGCTGCGTTATTAACCGGCATTGTACCTTACTCCTCCCTAGATGTTCCCTCCCCGGTTTCTGAAGCCCTCCTCCAGGTAGGTGCGAAGTGGGCCTCCGGGATGATTGCTATCGGCGCTATTGCCGGCCTTACTACCGTCATGTTGGTCCTGTATTTTGGGCTGACCCGGATTCTATTTGCTATTTCACGGGACGGCTTATTGCCGCCCTTTTTTTCTCATATAAACAATAGGACCGGTAGCCCCGTACGTGTGATTCTGCTATCTGGTTTAGCAATGGCAAGCATTGCAGGCTTCGCTCCCCTAAATGATATTGTCGAGCTTACCAATATTGGCACACTCGGTGCCTTCACAGTAGTTTGTGCTGGAGTCGCTGTATTACGCTACACTAGACCGGAGTTACACCGACCGTTCCGAATTCCATTTAGTCCTGCCGTCCCGCTGCTAGGAATAGCCTTCTGCGTGTATTTGATGACCCAGTTGAGCGCAGATACTTGGACTCGGTTTTCAGTATGGCTGGCAGCAGGGCTAGTCATTTACTTTACTTACTCCTACCGCCACAGTAAACTCTCTGCCCCGGAGGAAAGCAAACCAGCCCATGCGCCGCTTGAGTAA
- a CDS encoding histidine triad nucleotide-binding protein produces MAIDQTDCIFCKIIEGELPAKVVYEDDQVIAFEDIHPKAKIHLLLVPRSHISSLEQLEVKHEALISHLLLLLPDLARRQGLQDGFRTIINTGRGGGQEVDHLHIHLLGGSQLPGF; encoded by the coding sequence ATGGCGATAGATCAAACAGATTGCATCTTTTGCAAAATTATAGAGGGCGAGCTGCCAGCAAAGGTGGTTTATGAAGATGACCAGGTGATTGCTTTTGAAGACATTCACCCTAAGGCAAAGATTCATTTGCTGCTAGTGCCCCGCAGTCATATTTCCAGCCTAGAACAACTAGAAGTCAAACATGAGGCGCTGATTAGTCATCTATTGCTACTACTACCCGATCTGGCTCGCCGACAGGGCCTCCAGGACGGTTTCCGGACTATAATCAATACTGGACGGGGAGGCGGTCAAGAAGTGGATCATCTCCATATCCATTTGTTGGGTGGCAGCCAGCTACCAGGTTTTTAG
- the hisB gene encoding imidazoleglycerol-phosphate dehydratase HisB: protein MSNYTATVYRETLETRVEVDLNLSGEGHFTAETGLPFLEHMLAQVARHGLLDLTVKASGDLHIDAHHTVEDIGITLGQALQQALGDKTGLQRYGYAYVPLDEALSRVVLDLSGRPSLHYRVNYPRARIGDFDVDLFQEFFQGLVNHAAMTLHIDNLHGRNAHHIAETIFKAFGRALRVAVEYDPRRKGQLASTKGML from the coding sequence ATGTCGAATTATACCGCTACCGTCTACCGCGAAACGTTAGAAACCCGCGTCGAAGTTGATCTCAATCTAAGCGGAGAAGGGCATTTTACCGCCGAAACAGGCTTACCTTTTCTTGAGCACATGCTTGCTCAAGTAGCCCGGCATGGATTACTCGATCTCACGGTAAAAGCATCCGGCGATTTGCATATCGATGCTCACCATACCGTTGAAGATATTGGCATTACCCTGGGGCAAGCCTTACAACAAGCCTTGGGCGATAAAACGGGGCTTCAACGCTATGGTTATGCCTATGTCCCCTTGGATGAAGCGCTTTCCAGAGTGGTGCTAGATCTTTCCGGAAGACCTAGCCTGCACTATCGGGTGAACTATCCCCGGGCCCGTATTGGTGATTTTGATGTCGATCTTTTCCAAGAGTTTTTTCAAGGCCTGGTCAACCACGCCGCCATGACTTTGCATATTGATAACCTGCATGGGCGTAATGCCCATCATATCGCCGAGACCATATTCAAAGCTTTTGGCCGCGCCTTACGGGTTGCCGTGGAGTACGATCCACGCCGAAAAGGGCAACTAGCTTCTACCAAGGGAATGTTATAA
- a CDS encoding TraK family protein, giving the protein MTQKTLEVRLKCGKVTQNICSKSADKCNKRRSMTLSDKLKKCTQTRGQGQQAFLAQRREIARALKAGYPAKTVWSLLHEKGTMPVQYRTFMEYVNRYLKDNGQPQPQPAEISSLPPLNKSKSVTQSSQPPLAKRFQFDAKGKTKEELI; this is encoded by the coding sequence ATGACCCAAAAGACGCTTGAAGTGCGGTTAAAGTGTGGTAAAGTGACGCAGAATATATGTAGTAAAAGTGCGGATAAATGCAATAAGAGAAGAAGCATGACCCTATCTGATAAGCTAAAAAAATGTACTCAGACCCGTGGTCAAGGACAGCAAGCATTCTTAGCCCAGCGCCGCGAAATCGCGCGGGCGTTGAAGGCTGGCTATCCGGCCAAAACTGTGTGGAGCTTACTCCATGAAAAAGGAACTATGCCAGTCCAGTACCGGACTTTTATGGAATATGTAAACCGCTACCTCAAGGATAACGGACAGCCGCAACCTCAACCAGCTGAAATATCATCTTTGCCCCCACTAAATAAATCTAAGTCGGTAACCCAATCTAGCCAGCCTCCCTTGGCCAAACGCTTTCAGTTTGATGCCAAAGGCAAAACCAAAGAAGAACTCATTTAG
- the hisA gene encoding 1-(5-phosphoribosyl)-5-[(5-phosphoribosylamino)methylideneamino]imidazole-4-carboxamide isomerase, with amino-acid sequence MLLIPAIDLKGGKCVRLRQGRMEDDTVFSDDPVAVALHWAEAGAKRLHLVDLDGAFAGQPVNADIIYHIAQALPDMDIQVGGGIRDSDTIQTYLDAGVRYAIIGTKAINAPHFVADACLEFPGHILLGLDAREGKIAINGWSKLSRHNLIDIAQRFEKDGVEAIIYTDIQRDGMMKGVNIEATSELAKAINIPVIASGGVSSLTEIEALCQHEQDGIGGAIIGRALYEEKIQLAEALAIAKRLSGESTA; translated from the coding sequence ATGCTATTAATACCTGCCATTGATCTCAAGGGGGGAAAATGCGTTCGCCTGCGTCAAGGGCGCATGGAAGACGATACCGTATTTTCTGATGATCCAGTCGCCGTGGCCTTACATTGGGCAGAAGCCGGTGCAAAACGGCTTCACTTAGTTGACCTAGACGGAGCGTTCGCGGGACAACCGGTTAATGCTGATATCATTTATCATATTGCCCAAGCATTACCTGATATGGATATTCAGGTAGGAGGAGGCATTCGCGATAGCGATACTATCCAGACCTACTTGGATGCGGGAGTTCGCTATGCCATCATCGGCACCAAGGCCATCAATGCGCCCCATTTCGTCGCTGATGCTTGTTTGGAGTTTCCAGGCCATATTCTCCTTGGCCTGGATGCACGAGAGGGCAAAATTGCGATTAACGGGTGGTCCAAACTCTCCCGGCATAATTTAATCGATATTGCTCAACGCTTTGAAAAAGATGGAGTTGAGGCCATTATTTACACTGATATTCAGCGCGATGGCATGATGAAGGGAGTCAACATTGAGGCCACTAGCGAGCTGGCCAAAGCGATTAATATTCCTGTCATTGCTTCGGGCGGTGTTTCCTCGCTAACAGAGATAGAAGCTCTATGCCAACATGAACAAGATGGCATTGGAGGAGCGATCATTGGCCGGGCTCTCTATGAGGAGAAAATCCAGCTTGCTGAAGCCCTCGCCATAGCCAAACGCCTCTCTGGGGAGTCAACAGCGTAA
- the ybaL gene encoding YbaL family putative K(+) efflux transporter, which yields MLHSSPLITTLAVALGLALALGFLAERIKLPALVGYLLAGILISPSTPGFVADIEIARQLAEIGIMLLMFGVGLHLSLEELLAVRKIALPGAVLQIAITTSLSTSIAIAWGWELGNAMVFGLTLSVASTVVLLKALETRSILDSVNGRIAVGWIVVEDITMVLVLVFLPPLAGWLDGDGTNNQGLELGWTLGITLTKVTVFAALMLIVGRRFFPWLLWQVADTGSRELFTLCVVAAAVSIAYGATTLFGVSFALGAFFAGMVLRESELSHRAAAESLPLRDAFAVLFFVSVGVLFDPIILIEQPLKVLTVVAIIIIGKPLAAATLILAFRYPLNTAFTISAGLAQIGEFSFILAGLGVSLGLLTMEGQSLILAGAITSIALNPMVFKAIKPLQRWLRSRSVLARVLEKPSDPLAELPMSTEQKYLSKQVVLVGYGRIGRRIGKILTERRIPYVVAEQNRELVEALRKQGIPAVSGDASDSAVLIQAHIARAKILMITIPDTFNARQMIKTARTLNPKIETVIRAYSEEETILLEQEGAGKIFLGENELATSMALHVLEQLGKGKH from the coding sequence GTGCTCCACAGCTCCCCCCTGATTACGACTCTTGCTGTGGCGCTTGGACTCGCTCTCGCGCTTGGCTTCCTCGCCGAGCGGATCAAGCTCCCGGCGCTGGTAGGATACCTATTAGCCGGTATCCTCATCAGCCCATCTACCCCGGGTTTTGTCGCTGACATAGAAATTGCAAGGCAATTAGCCGAGATTGGCATTATGTTGCTGATGTTCGGCGTAGGTCTCCATTTGTCTTTAGAAGAACTACTGGCAGTTCGCAAAATTGCCTTGCCTGGAGCAGTACTGCAAATAGCTATTACCACCAGTTTAAGTACGAGCATCGCTATTGCTTGGGGCTGGGAATTGGGAAATGCTATGGTTTTCGGCTTGACACTATCAGTTGCCAGCACCGTAGTACTGCTGAAAGCGCTTGAGACCCGTAGTATTCTGGATTCTGTAAATGGGCGGATTGCTGTGGGCTGGATAGTGGTAGAAGACATCACTATGGTGCTAGTGCTTGTGTTTCTTCCGCCGCTGGCGGGATGGCTGGATGGAGATGGAACTAACAATCAAGGTTTGGAGCTAGGATGGACCCTAGGCATTACCTTAACAAAAGTAACTGTATTTGCTGCTCTGATGCTTATTGTGGGGCGCCGCTTCTTCCCATGGTTACTATGGCAAGTTGCAGATACAGGCTCACGCGAACTCTTCACACTATGCGTAGTAGCCGCCGCCGTGAGTATTGCTTATGGGGCGACGACTCTATTTGGAGTATCTTTCGCCTTAGGCGCCTTTTTTGCCGGTATGGTGTTGAGAGAATCTGAACTCAGCCATCGCGCCGCCGCAGAATCTCTGCCCCTACGGGATGCCTTTGCAGTCTTGTTCTTTGTATCAGTAGGGGTGCTATTTGACCCCATCATTCTCATTGAACAACCATTAAAGGTACTTACCGTAGTGGCTATTATCATAATAGGAAAGCCTCTAGCAGCAGCAACTCTGATACTCGCTTTCCGGTACCCTTTGAATACGGCCTTCACGATCTCTGCTGGCCTAGCTCAGATCGGCGAATTCTCCTTCATTCTGGCTGGGCTTGGTGTCAGCCTGGGATTGCTTACTATGGAAGGCCAGAGCCTAATTCTAGCCGGCGCCATAACCTCCATTGCTCTCAACCCCATGGTATTCAAAGCGATTAAACCCTTGCAAAGATGGCTGCGATCCCGCTCAGTCTTGGCTCGCGTACTTGAAAAACCCAGTGATCCCTTAGCAGAATTACCCATGTCCACTGAACAAAAGTACCTTTCTAAGCAAGTAGTTTTGGTAGGGTATGGGCGAATAGGCCGACGGATTGGAAAAATACTGACTGAGCGGCGGATTCCCTATGTGGTTGCAGAACAAAATCGGGAGCTGGTCGAAGCGCTGCGGAAACAAGGCATACCCGCCGTATCAGGGGACGCCTCGGACTCGGCCGTGCTTATCCAAGCTCACATTGCTCGAGCTAAGATACTAATGATCACCATACCAGACACCTTTAATGCACGGCAGATGATCAAGACGGCTCGTACTCTCAACCCAAAGATTGAAACGGTCATTCGTGCCTACAGCGAAGAAGAAACTATACTGCTGGAGCAAGAAGGTGCGGGGAAAATCTTCCTTGGCGAGAACGAGCTGGCTACAAGCATGGCGCTGCATGTACTGGAACAATTAGGAAAAGGTAAGCATTAA
- the tatB gene encoding Sec-independent protein translocase protein TatB has protein sequence MFDIGFWEILVILVILLIVVGPERLPAVARTTALWIRKARRFVSQVKQEVEEELRAEELRQSLEKNKNLFDLDETISEKPTPKPKPSYSKTPDDGT, from the coding sequence ATGTTTGATATCGGTTTCTGGGAAATTTTAGTCATTTTAGTCATACTGCTAATCGTGGTGGGTCCAGAGCGGTTACCAGCAGTCGCCCGTACTACGGCGCTATGGATAAGGAAAGCACGCCGCTTCGTCTCCCAAGTCAAGCAAGAAGTAGAAGAAGAACTAAGGGCTGAAGAACTCCGCCAGTCGCTTGAAAAAAATAAAAACTTATTCGATCTAGACGAGACCATTAGCGAAAAACCTACCCCCAAACCGAAGCCCTCCTATTCTAAAACACCCGATGACGGTACCTGA
- the hisH gene encoding imidazole glycerol phosphate synthase subunit HisH has product MSSVAVIDYGMGNLRSVSKALEQVAGKVRIDVTSNPQRIRAADRVVFPGVGAIRDCMHELRRLNLDIVVAQCAADRPFLGICLGLQALLELSEENHGVPCLGILPGRVQRFDAVKADLKVPHMGWNQAHQVRAHPLWNAIPQNCRFYFVHSYYTVPDETSLVASRTDYSTSFASALARDNIFAVQFHPEKSHTFGLQLLANFLTWNGVS; this is encoded by the coding sequence ATGTCCAGCGTAGCGGTGATTGATTACGGGATGGGCAACCTCCGCTCAGTATCTAAAGCATTAGAACAAGTGGCGGGTAAAGTTCGAATAGATGTCACCAGTAATCCCCAGCGGATTCGCGCAGCTGACCGGGTAGTTTTTCCCGGCGTAGGCGCTATTCGTGATTGTATGCATGAACTACGGCGCCTAAATCTGGATATCGTAGTGGCCCAATGCGCTGCTGATCGGCCCTTTTTAGGTATTTGCCTGGGTCTGCAAGCCTTGCTTGAACTTAGCGAAGAAAATCACGGCGTTCCCTGCCTTGGTATACTGCCAGGCCGGGTACAGCGCTTTGATGCCGTCAAAGCAGACTTGAAGGTACCCCACATGGGATGGAACCAAGCCCACCAAGTCCGCGCGCACCCCCTATGGAACGCCATTCCCCAGAACTGTCGTTTCTATTTCGTCCATAGCTACTATACAGTACCCGATGAAACATCCCTAGTTGCTAGTCGCACGGATTATTCCACTTCTTTTGCCTCGGCGTTAGCACGAGACAATATTTTTGCAGTCCAATTCCACCCCGAAAAGAGCCACACATTTGGACTACAATTACTCGCCAACTTCCTCACCTGGAATGGAGTGAGTTAA
- the hisI gene encoding phosphoribosyl-AMP cyclohydrolase has product MSLGWLEDVAWNKEGLIPAIAQEDRTGQVLMLAWMNREALETTVQSGYAVYWSRSRKRLWRKGEQSGHEQIIKAIHLDCDSDAVLLLVEQKGGMACHTGRHRCFFKRLEKGNWASVEPVLKSPDSIYNNSDE; this is encoded by the coding sequence ATGTCTCTCGGTTGGTTAGAAGACGTGGCTTGGAACAAGGAAGGACTTATCCCTGCGATTGCCCAGGAAGATCGCACCGGCCAAGTACTGATGCTCGCCTGGATGAACCGAGAAGCCTTAGAAACCACCGTACAATCAGGCTACGCGGTTTATTGGTCTCGATCCAGAAAGCGTTTATGGCGTAAGGGCGAGCAATCCGGGCACGAGCAGATCATTAAAGCTATTCATCTGGACTGCGATAGCGACGCGGTGCTTTTATTGGTCGAACAAAAGGGGGGAATGGCTTGTCATACTGGTCGTCATCGGTGCTTTTTCAAACGCTTAGAGAAAGGAAATTGGGCAAGTGTTGAACCCGTATTGAAATCTCCAGATAGCATCTACAATAACTCAGATGAATAA
- a CDS encoding pentapeptide repeat-containing protein, whose translation MTEPQIKSDLLYLLLRNGEIEEFNCRVASGESCDLTYCDFLKADLRGLKAEGLDFSGSYFRQADLRGIDFSASRLEGASIHGAHIAGVYFPLELKPEEISLSLCYGTRMRYLKVD comes from the coding sequence ATGACTGAACCCCAAATTAAATCTGATCTCTTATATTTATTACTGAGAAATGGTGAAATTGAGGAATTCAACTGCCGGGTAGCAAGTGGAGAAAGCTGTGACCTGACCTATTGTGATTTTCTCAAAGCCGATCTGCGAGGATTAAAAGCGGAAGGCTTAGATTTCAGCGGCAGCTATTTCCGCCAGGCGGATTTAAGGGGTATTGATTTTTCAGCGAGTCGGCTTGAAGGGGCAAGTATTCACGGCGCGCACATTGCAGGAGTTTATTTTCCCTTGGAACTGAAACCGGAGGAGATAAGCTTATCTTTATGCTATGGAACTAGAATGCGTTATCTAAAGGTGGATTAA
- the hisF gene encoding imidazole glycerol phosphate synthase subunit HisF, whose translation MSLAKRIIPCLDVANGRVVKGVRFVNIRDAGDPVEIARRYDEQGADEITFLDITASSDNRDTMVHVVEEVAAQVFIPLTVGGGIRYLEDIRRLLIAGADKVGINTAAVQRPELVREAAERFGSQCIVVAIDAKQVSSADEPPQWEVFTHGGRKETGLDAVAWARQMVEFGAGEILLTSMDRDGTREGFDLPLTRTISEAIPVPVIASGGVGTLEHLVAGILEGKADAVLAASIFHFGEYTIAEAKEHLSAHGIEMRQ comes from the coding sequence ATGAGTCTAGCCAAACGCATCATTCCTTGCCTTGACGTGGCCAATGGCCGGGTAGTGAAGGGAGTTCGTTTCGTCAATATCCGTGATGCGGGCGATCCGGTAGAGATCGCCCGCCGTTATGATGAGCAGGGCGCGGATGAAATTACTTTTCTAGATATTACCGCCAGCAGCGATAACCGGGACACGATGGTGCATGTGGTTGAGGAGGTTGCTGCCCAAGTATTTATCCCGCTTACTGTAGGCGGGGGTATCCGGTATCTTGAAGATATCCGGCGCCTACTAATCGCTGGTGCCGATAAAGTGGGCATAAATACAGCTGCCGTCCAACGACCCGAATTAGTCCGCGAGGCAGCGGAACGCTTTGGCTCCCAGTGTATTGTGGTTGCCATTGATGCTAAACAGGTTTCTTCTGCTGATGAGCCGCCGCAATGGGAAGTCTTTACTCATGGCGGCCGTAAAGAAACGGGACTGGATGCGGTAGCCTGGGCTCGTCAGATGGTTGAGTTTGGAGCTGGAGAGATTCTACTGACTAGCATGGACCGGGACGGGACCCGAGAAGGCTTTGACCTTCCACTCACCCGTACCATCAGCGAAGCCATCCCAGTACCGGTGATCGCCTCGGGCGGGGTAGGTACCCTGGAGCATCTCGTGGCAGGGATTTTAGAAGGGAAAGCAGACGCAGTTCTAGCTGCTAGCATCTTTCACTTCGGAGAATATACTATTGCGGAAGCCAAGGAGCATTTATCCGCTCATGGCATTGAAATGAGGCAATAA
- a CDS encoding DUF2970 domain-containing protein: MQDKNTRSSFLGIFKSIFTALIGLQSSRMHERNVTQGQPTLYIFTSIVVLAFIILALVGLVQLILRLTGA; this comes from the coding sequence AAATACCCGCTCAAGCTTTCTCGGTATATTTAAGAGCATCTTTACCGCACTCATTGGGCTCCAGAGCAGCCGCATGCATGAACGTAACGTTACTCAGGGCCAGCCAACCCTCTATATTTTTACCAGTATCGTAGTGCTTGCCTTTATTATCTTGGCTTTAGTAGGGCTAGTCCAATTAATTCTGCGCTTAACCGGCGCTTAG
- a CDS encoding phosphoribosyl-ATP diphosphatase, whose protein sequence is MNNTLERLATLLEERKNADPQHSYVAHLYQAGQDKILKKLGEEAIETILAAKSRESDAIIYETADLWFHSLVMLAESGLRPEQVLSELERRFGLSGLEEKANRG, encoded by the coding sequence ATGAATAATACTCTTGAACGCCTTGCTACACTATTAGAGGAACGCAAAAATGCGGACCCGCAACACTCCTACGTGGCGCACCTTTACCAGGCCGGGCAAGATAAAATCCTCAAGAAACTAGGCGAAGAAGCAATTGAAACGATTTTGGCTGCCAAAAGCAGAGAATCAGATGCTATCATCTATGAAACCGCCGATTTATGGTTCCATAGTTTAGTCATGCTGGCCGAGAGCGGGCTCCGGCCGGAGCAAGTGCTCAGCGAATTAGAGCGGCGTTTTGGCTTATCAGGGCTGGAGGAGAAAGCAAATCGGGGGTAA
- the tatA gene encoding Sec-independent protein translocase subunit TatA, whose amino-acid sequence MGVGGISIWQLLIVLVIILLLFGTKKLRSIGTDLGSAIKGFRNSLRDEERRDAEEAATIEHKQAHKAENPSQRQQADADFKIKSGNDEHK is encoded by the coding sequence ATGGGAGTGGGTGGAATTAGTATTTGGCAGCTTCTTATTGTCTTAGTGATTATATTGCTGCTATTTGGTACCAAAAAGCTGCGCTCTATTGGCACAGATCTAGGCAGCGCCATAAAGGGCTTTCGTAATTCTTTACGCGATGAAGAGCGCCGTGATGCTGAGGAGGCAGCAACCATAGAGCATAAGCAAGCGCATAAAGCTGAAAATCCCTCCCAGAGGCAACAAGCCGATGCCGATTTCAAGATAAAATCCGGCAACGACGAGCACAAGTAA